A genomic stretch from Canis lupus familiaris isolate Mischka breed German Shepherd chromosome 15, alternate assembly UU_Cfam_GSD_1.0, whole genome shotgun sequence includes:
- the LRRC41 gene encoding leucine-rich repeat-containing protein 41 isoform X1 produces the protein MAAPEAWRARSCWFCEVAAATTMEATSREAAPAKSSASGPSAPPALFELCGRAVSAHMGVLESGVWALPGPILQSILPLLNIYYLERIEETALKKGLSTQAIWRRLWDELMKTRPSSLESVTCWRAKFMEAFFSHVLRGTIDVSSDRRLCDQRFSPLLHSSRHVRQLTICNMLQGATELVAEPNRRVLETLASSLHTLKFRHLLFSDVAAQQSLRQLLHQLIHHGAVSQVSLYSWPVPESALFILILTMSAGFWQPGPGGPPCRLCGEASRGRAPSRDEGSLLLGSRRPRRDAAERCAAALMASRRKSEAKQTARAAPTTRVTRRSTQESLTAGGTDPKRDLHPPATSYEAPGTKQPPSAPATTSSASASSSTSSSKRAPASSAPQSKPLKRFKRAAGKKGPRTRQGSGAESEDLYDFVFIVAGEKEDGEEMEIGEVACGALDGSDPSCLGLPALEASQRFRSISTLELFTVPLSTEAALTLCHLLSSWVSLESLTLSYNGLGSNIFRLLDSLRALSGQAGCRLRALHLSDLFSPLPILELTRAIVRALPLLRVLSIRVDHPSQRDNPAVPGNAGPTSHIIGDEEIPENCLEQLEMGFPRGAQPAPLLCSVLKASGSLQQLSLDSATFASPQDFGLVLQTLKEYNLALKRLSFHDMNLADCQSEVLFLLQNLTLQEITFSFCRLFEKRPAQFLPEMVAAMKGNSTLKGLRLPGNRLGNAGLLALADVFSEDSSSSLCQLDISSNCIKPDGLLEFAKRLERWGRGAFGHLRLFQNWLDQDAVTAREAIRRLRATCHVVSDSWDSSQAFADYVSTM, from the exons ATGGCGGCGCCCGAGGCCTGGCGCGCCCGGAGTTGCTGGTTCTGTGAGGTAGCGGCGGCAACGACCATGGAGGCCACGTCCCGGGAGGCGGCGCCAGCGAAGAGCTCGGCCTCGGGCCCCAGCGCTCCCCCCGCCCTGTTCGAGCTGTGCGGGCGGGCGGTGAGCGCCCATATGGGGGTTCTGGAGAGCGGGGTGTGGG CCCTCCCAGGCCCAATACTCCAAAGCATCTTACCTCTGCTCAATATATATTACTTGGAGAGGATTGAGGAAACTGCCCTCAAGAAAG GCCTCTCCACTCAGGCCATCTGGCGCCGACTATGGGATGAACTGATGAAGACAAGGCCTTCCAGTTTGGAA AGTGTGACCTGTTGGCGAGCCAAGTTTATGGAGGCCTTTTTTTCCCATGTTCTACGTGGGACCATTGATGTGTCTTCTGACAGGCGTCTCTGTGACCAGCGCTTCTCACCTCTTCTGCATAGCTCCCGCCATGTCCGGCAGCTCACCATCTGCAATATGCTGCAGGGTGCAACTGAGCTGGTGGCTGAGCCCAACCGCAGGGTTCTGGAGACCCTGGCCAGTTCCCTGCACACCCTCAAGTTCCGCCACCTGCTGTTCTCTGATGTGGCTGCTCAGCAGTCACTTCGGCAGCTGCTGCATCAGCTTATTCACCACGGGGCTGTCAGCCAGGTGTCGCTGTACTCCTGGCCTGTGCCTGAGTCAGCCCTTTTCATCCTTATCCTCACCATGAGTGCTGGCTTCTGGCAGCCAGGCCCTGGTGGTCCACCTTGCCGCCTCTGTGGAGAGGCCTCCCGAGGCCGGGCCCCATCCCGAGATGAAGGGTCCCTCCTACTGGGCTCACGCCGGCCTCGCAGGGATGCTGCTGAGCGATGTGCTGCAGCCCTCATGGCATCCCGGCGGAAGAGTGAAGCCAAGCAGACAGCCAGAGCTGCACCCACCACCCGGGTAACACGCCGGAGCACACAAGAGAGCCTGACAGCAGGTGGGACAGACCCTAAGAGGGATCTGCACCCTCCAGCAACCTCCTACGAGGCTCCTGGCACCAAGCAAccaccctctgctccagccaccacctcctctgcctctgcctcctcttccacatcctcatccaAACGGGCTCCAGCTAGCTCAGCCCCACAGTCTAAGCCGCTAAAGCGTTTTAAGCGAGCTGCAGGGAAGAAGGGTCCTCGCACCCGTCAGGGGTCCGGTGCAGAGTCTGAAGACCTgtatgactttgtttttattgtggctGGTGAGAAGGAGGATGGGGAAGAGATGGAGATCGGGGAAGTGGCTTGTGGAGCTTTGGATGGATCAGATCCCAGCTGCCTGGGGCTTCCAGCACTGGAGGCCTCCCAGCGATTCCGCAGCATTTCCACCTTGGAGCTATTCACAGTTCCGCTCTCCACAGAGGCGGCTCTGACACTGTGCCACCTGCTGAGCTCCTGGGTGTCTCTGGAGAGCCTCACACTCTCCTATAATG GCCTGGGCTCTAACATCTTCCGCCTGCTGGACAGTCTGCGGGCCCTGTCAGGCCAGGCTGGATGCCGCCTCCGTGCCCTGCATCTCAGTGATCTGTTCTCACCACTGCCCATCCTGGAGCTGACACGTGCCATTGTGCGAGCCCTGCCCCTACTGCGGGTCCTCTCTATTCGTGTTGATCACCCCAGCCAGAGGGACAACCCTGCTGTACCAGGGAATGCAGGGCCCACTAGCCACATAATTGGAGATGAGGAGATACCAG AAAACTGCCTGGAACAGCTGGAGATGGGATTTCCACGGGGAGCCCAACCAGCCCCACTGCTCTGCTCTGTACTGAAGGCCTCAGGTTCTCTGCAGCAGCTGTCTCTGGATAGTGCCACCTTTGCCTCTCCCCAAGATTTTGGGCTTGTGTTACAGACACTCAAAG AGTACAACCTAGCCCTGAAGAGGCTGAGCTTCCATGACATGAATCTGGCTGACTGTCAGAGCGAGGTGCTCTTTTTGCTACAGAATCTGACTCTTCAAG AGATTACCTTCTCCTTCTGCCGTCTCTTTGAGAAGCGCCCGGCCCAATTTCTGCCTGAGATGGTTGCTGCTATGAAGGGCAACTCCACACTGAAGGGCCTCCGGCTGCCAGGGAACcgcctgg gGAATGCTGGCCTGCTGGCCCTGGCAGATGTTTTCTCAGAGGATTCATCCTCCTCTCTGTGTCAGCTGGACATCAG TTCCAACTGCATCAAGCCCGATGGCCTTCTGGAGTTCGCCAAGCGGCTGGAGCGCTGGGGCCGTGGAGCCTTTGGTCACCTGCGCCTCTTCCAGAACTGGCTGGACCAGGATGCAGTCACAGCCAGGGAAGCCATTCGGCGGCTCCGGGCCACTTGCCACGTGGTTAGCGActcgtgggactcatcccaggccTTCGCAGATTATGTCAGCACTATGTGA
- the UQCRH gene encoding cytochrome b-c1 complex subunit 6, mitochondrial isoform X1, producing the protein MGLEDEQKMLTGSGDPKEEEEEEEELVDPLTTVREQCEQLEKCVKARERLELCDQRVSSRSQTEEDCTEELFDFLHARDHCVAHKLFNSLK; encoded by the exons ATGGGGCTGGAGGACGAGCAAAAGATGCTGACCGGGTCCGGAGATCCCAAGGAG gaggaagaggaggaggaggaattagTG GATCCCCTAACAACAGTGAGAGAGCAATGCGAGCAGCTGGAGAAATGTGTAAAGGCTCGGGAGCGGCTAGAGCTCTGTGACCAGCGTGTATCCTCCAGGTCACAGACAGAGGAGGATTGCACAGAGGAGCTCTTTGACTTCCTGCATGCAAGGGACCACTGT GTGGCCCACAAACTCTTTAACAGCTTGAAATAA
- the LRRC41 gene encoding leucine-rich repeat-containing protein 41 isoform X2: protein MAKQSRLEGQRRKSSYGPCPALPGPILQSILPLLNIYYLERIEETALKKGLSTQAIWRRLWDELMKTRPSSLESVTCWRAKFMEAFFSHVLRGTIDVSSDRRLCDQRFSPLLHSSRHVRQLTICNMLQGATELVAEPNRRVLETLASSLHTLKFRHLLFSDVAAQQSLRQLLHQLIHHGAVSQVSLYSWPVPESALFILILTMSAGFWQPGPGGPPCRLCGEASRGRAPSRDEGSLLLGSRRPRRDAAERCAAALMASRRKSEAKQTARAAPTTRVTRRSTQESLTAGGTDPKRDLHPPATSYEAPGTKQPPSAPATTSSASASSSTSSSKRAPASSAPQSKPLKRFKRAAGKKGPRTRQGSGAESEDLYDFVFIVAGEKEDGEEMEIGEVACGALDGSDPSCLGLPALEASQRFRSISTLELFTVPLSTEAALTLCHLLSSWVSLESLTLSYNGLGSNIFRLLDSLRALSGQAGCRLRALHLSDLFSPLPILELTRAIVRALPLLRVLSIRVDHPSQRDNPAVPGNAGPTSHIIGDEEIPENCLEQLEMGFPRGAQPAPLLCSVLKASGSLQQLSLDSATFASPQDFGLVLQTLKEYNLALKRLSFHDMNLADCQSEVLFLLQNLTLQEITFSFCRLFEKRPAQFLPEMVAAMKGNSTLKGLRLPGNRLGNAGLLALADVFSEDSSSSLCQLDISSNCIKPDGLLEFAKRLERWGRGAFGHLRLFQNWLDQDAVTAREAIRRLRATCHVVSDSWDSSQAFADYVSTM, encoded by the exons ATGGCTAAACAGAGCAgattggaggggcagaggagaaagagctCCTATGGGCCTTGCCCAG CCCTCCCAGGCCCAATACTCCAAAGCATCTTACCTCTGCTCAATATATATTACTTGGAGAGGATTGAGGAAACTGCCCTCAAGAAAG GCCTCTCCACTCAGGCCATCTGGCGCCGACTATGGGATGAACTGATGAAGACAAGGCCTTCCAGTTTGGAA AGTGTGACCTGTTGGCGAGCCAAGTTTATGGAGGCCTTTTTTTCCCATGTTCTACGTGGGACCATTGATGTGTCTTCTGACAGGCGTCTCTGTGACCAGCGCTTCTCACCTCTTCTGCATAGCTCCCGCCATGTCCGGCAGCTCACCATCTGCAATATGCTGCAGGGTGCAACTGAGCTGGTGGCTGAGCCCAACCGCAGGGTTCTGGAGACCCTGGCCAGTTCCCTGCACACCCTCAAGTTCCGCCACCTGCTGTTCTCTGATGTGGCTGCTCAGCAGTCACTTCGGCAGCTGCTGCATCAGCTTATTCACCACGGGGCTGTCAGCCAGGTGTCGCTGTACTCCTGGCCTGTGCCTGAGTCAGCCCTTTTCATCCTTATCCTCACCATGAGTGCTGGCTTCTGGCAGCCAGGCCCTGGTGGTCCACCTTGCCGCCTCTGTGGAGAGGCCTCCCGAGGCCGGGCCCCATCCCGAGATGAAGGGTCCCTCCTACTGGGCTCACGCCGGCCTCGCAGGGATGCTGCTGAGCGATGTGCTGCAGCCCTCATGGCATCCCGGCGGAAGAGTGAAGCCAAGCAGACAGCCAGAGCTGCACCCACCACCCGGGTAACACGCCGGAGCACACAAGAGAGCCTGACAGCAGGTGGGACAGACCCTAAGAGGGATCTGCACCCTCCAGCAACCTCCTACGAGGCTCCTGGCACCAAGCAAccaccctctgctccagccaccacctcctctgcctctgcctcctcttccacatcctcatccaAACGGGCTCCAGCTAGCTCAGCCCCACAGTCTAAGCCGCTAAAGCGTTTTAAGCGAGCTGCAGGGAAGAAGGGTCCTCGCACCCGTCAGGGGTCCGGTGCAGAGTCTGAAGACCTgtatgactttgtttttattgtggctGGTGAGAAGGAGGATGGGGAAGAGATGGAGATCGGGGAAGTGGCTTGTGGAGCTTTGGATGGATCAGATCCCAGCTGCCTGGGGCTTCCAGCACTGGAGGCCTCCCAGCGATTCCGCAGCATTTCCACCTTGGAGCTATTCACAGTTCCGCTCTCCACAGAGGCGGCTCTGACACTGTGCCACCTGCTGAGCTCCTGGGTGTCTCTGGAGAGCCTCACACTCTCCTATAATG GCCTGGGCTCTAACATCTTCCGCCTGCTGGACAGTCTGCGGGCCCTGTCAGGCCAGGCTGGATGCCGCCTCCGTGCCCTGCATCTCAGTGATCTGTTCTCACCACTGCCCATCCTGGAGCTGACACGTGCCATTGTGCGAGCCCTGCCCCTACTGCGGGTCCTCTCTATTCGTGTTGATCACCCCAGCCAGAGGGACAACCCTGCTGTACCAGGGAATGCAGGGCCCACTAGCCACATAATTGGAGATGAGGAGATACCAG AAAACTGCCTGGAACAGCTGGAGATGGGATTTCCACGGGGAGCCCAACCAGCCCCACTGCTCTGCTCTGTACTGAAGGCCTCAGGTTCTCTGCAGCAGCTGTCTCTGGATAGTGCCACCTTTGCCTCTCCCCAAGATTTTGGGCTTGTGTTACAGACACTCAAAG AGTACAACCTAGCCCTGAAGAGGCTGAGCTTCCATGACATGAATCTGGCTGACTGTCAGAGCGAGGTGCTCTTTTTGCTACAGAATCTGACTCTTCAAG AGATTACCTTCTCCTTCTGCCGTCTCTTTGAGAAGCGCCCGGCCCAATTTCTGCCTGAGATGGTTGCTGCTATGAAGGGCAACTCCACACTGAAGGGCCTCCGGCTGCCAGGGAACcgcctgg gGAATGCTGGCCTGCTGGCCCTGGCAGATGTTTTCTCAGAGGATTCATCCTCCTCTCTGTGTCAGCTGGACATCAG TTCCAACTGCATCAAGCCCGATGGCCTTCTGGAGTTCGCCAAGCGGCTGGAGCGCTGGGGCCGTGGAGCCTTTGGTCACCTGCGCCTCTTCCAGAACTGGCTGGACCAGGATGCAGTCACAGCCAGGGAAGCCATTCGGCGGCTCCGGGCCACTTGCCACGTGGTTAGCGActcgtgggactcatcccaggccTTCGCAGATTATGTCAGCACTATGTGA
- the UQCRH gene encoding cytochrome b-c1 complex subunit 6, mitochondrial isoform X2 — MGDPILPFLAAVWLCQLAFCTDPLTTVREQCEQLEKCVKARERLELCDQRVSSRSQTEEDCTEELFDFLHARDHCVAHKLFNSLK, encoded by the exons ATGGGAGACCCCATTCTGCCATTTCTGGCGGCAGTGTGGCTCTGCCAGCTGGCCTTCTGCACG GATCCCCTAACAACAGTGAGAGAGCAATGCGAGCAGCTGGAGAAATGTGTAAAGGCTCGGGAGCGGCTAGAGCTCTGTGACCAGCGTGTATCCTCCAGGTCACAGACAGAGGAGGATTGCACAGAGGAGCTCTTTGACTTCCTGCATGCAAGGGACCACTGT GTGGCCCACAAACTCTTTAACAGCTTGAAATAA